A single window of Kitasatospora sp. HUAS MG31 DNA harbors:
- a CDS encoding ABC transporter permease, whose translation MSPSHSPTRRILAVCLAAPVLVALALWAFAWPAARLAPRDLPLGVAGPAAATAPLEQRLADHHGAFELHHYADADEARTAIEHREVYGALVVTPAGPELLTASAAGPAAAQLLQTAAAAQSPGGTPVPVTDVVPAPSADPRGAVLGAGLLPLVLAGVAAGALVTVLGLRGGRAVAALAGAAVLAGLVAVAVAHGWLGALTGGWGAEAGVLALTVLAVGATVAGTAALVGPAGIGLGALVMVLLGNPFSGVVSAPELLPAPVGAIGQQLPPGAGGTLLRSVSYFDGAGAGRPLLTLTLWALLGLAALVLAGTRRPRPAATTAPTTPAEPALT comes from the coding sequence ATGTCCCCCAGCCACTCCCCCACCCGCCGCATCCTCGCCGTCTGCCTGGCCGCACCGGTCCTGGTGGCGCTGGCCCTGTGGGCGTTCGCCTGGCCGGCCGCCCGGCTGGCGCCGCGCGACCTGCCGCTCGGAGTGGCCGGCCCGGCTGCCGCGACCGCGCCGCTGGAGCAGCGGCTGGCCGACCACCACGGCGCGTTCGAGCTGCACCACTACGCGGACGCGGACGAGGCCCGCACGGCGATCGAGCACCGCGAGGTGTACGGCGCCCTGGTGGTGACCCCGGCCGGGCCCGAGCTGCTGACCGCCTCGGCGGCCGGTCCGGCGGCCGCCCAGCTGCTCCAGACCGCCGCCGCGGCCCAGTCCCCGGGCGGCACCCCGGTCCCGGTGACCGACGTGGTGCCGGCGCCGTCCGCCGACCCGCGCGGCGCGGTGCTGGGCGCCGGCCTGCTGCCGCTGGTGCTGGCGGGCGTCGCGGCGGGAGCACTGGTGACGGTCCTGGGGCTGCGCGGCGGCCGGGCGGTCGCGGCCCTCGCCGGCGCGGCGGTGCTCGCCGGGCTGGTGGCGGTCGCGGTGGCGCACGGCTGGCTGGGTGCGCTGACCGGCGGCTGGGGGGCGGAGGCGGGGGTGCTGGCGCTGACCGTGCTGGCCGTCGGCGCGACGGTCGCCGGTACCGCGGCGCTGGTGGGTCCGGCGGGTATCGGCCTGGGAGCGCTCGTGATGGTGCTGCTCGGCAACCCGTTCTCGGGCGTCGTCTCCGCTCCGGAGCTGCTTCCGGCGCCGGTCGGCGCGATCGGGCAGCAACTGCCCCCGGGTGCGGGCGGGACGCTGCTGCGCTCGGTGTCGTACTTCGACGGCGCCGGGGCCGGACGCCCGCTGCTCACCCTCACCCTCTGGGCGCTGCTCGGCCTGGCCGCCCTGGTCCTCGCCGGCACCCGCCGCCCCCGACCGGCCGCCACCACCGCACCGACCACCCCGGCGGAGCCGGCCCTCACCTGA
- a CDS encoding MFS transporter → MPLALLALAIGAFGIGTTEFVIMGLLPLMAQDYGVTVPTAGLLTTGYALGVVVGAPLLAVLGTRISRKRMLMLLMGLFIAGNLVTAAAPVFGVALAGRVIASLAHGAFFGIGSIVAAGLVAPQKKAGAIAMMFTGLTVANVVGVPLGTMIGQQVGWRITFLLVAGLGVLGLAGVAALIPADRTDLVDGTDGADGAGSTGGAGRIRRELAAFRNVQVVLAMLMTVLGFGGVFAAITYIAPMMTGAAGYAEGSVTWLLVLFGLGMVVGNLVGGRYADRRLMPMLFASLGALAVVLAVFSFTAHDKVLAAITIPLIGALGFATVPPLQKRVLDQTADAPTLASAVNIGAFNLGNALAAWLGGLVLTAGFGATAPNWVGAALAASALLLALVSAGLERRQSGAAALRETAVPAAEVPVSVGVR, encoded by the coding sequence ATGCCACTCGCACTACTGGCGCTCGCCATCGGCGCCTTCGGCATCGGAACCACCGAGTTCGTGATCATGGGGCTGCTGCCCCTGATGGCCCAGGACTACGGCGTCACCGTCCCCACCGCCGGCCTGCTCACCACCGGCTACGCCCTCGGCGTGGTGGTCGGCGCCCCGCTGCTCGCCGTCCTCGGCACCCGGATCTCCCGCAAGCGGATGCTGATGCTGCTGATGGGCCTGTTCATCGCGGGCAACCTGGTCACCGCCGCCGCCCCCGTCTTCGGCGTGGCGCTGGCCGGCCGGGTGATCGCCTCGCTGGCCCACGGCGCGTTCTTCGGGATCGGCTCGATCGTCGCCGCCGGCCTGGTCGCCCCGCAGAAGAAGGCCGGCGCGATCGCCATGATGTTCACCGGCCTGACCGTGGCCAACGTGGTCGGCGTCCCGCTGGGCACGATGATCGGCCAGCAGGTCGGCTGGCGGATCACCTTCCTCCTGGTCGCGGGCCTCGGCGTGCTGGGCCTGGCCGGCGTCGCCGCGCTCATCCCCGCCGACCGCACCGACCTGGTCGACGGAACCGACGGGGCCGACGGGGCCGGGTCGACCGGGGGCGCCGGCCGGATCCGGCGCGAGCTGGCCGCCTTCCGCAACGTCCAGGTGGTGCTGGCCATGCTGATGACCGTGCTGGGCTTCGGCGGCGTCTTCGCCGCGATCACCTACATCGCCCCGATGATGACCGGGGCGGCCGGCTACGCGGAGGGCTCGGTCACCTGGCTGCTGGTCCTCTTCGGCCTCGGCATGGTGGTCGGCAACCTGGTCGGCGGGCGGTACGCGGACCGGCGGCTGATGCCGATGCTCTTCGCCTCGCTCGGCGCGCTGGCCGTGGTCCTCGCCGTGTTCTCCTTCACCGCCCACGACAAGGTGCTGGCCGCGATCACCATCCCCCTGATCGGCGCGCTCGGCTTCGCCACCGTGCCGCCGCTGCAGAAGCGGGTGCTCGACCAGACCGCGGACGCGCCCACCCTGGCCTCCGCCGTCAACATCGGCGCCTTCAACCTGGGCAACGCCCTGGCCGCCTGGCTCGGCGGGCTCGTCCTGACCGCCGGTTTCGGCGCCACCGCCCCCAACTGGGTCGGTGCGGCGCTGGCGGCCTCCGCGCTGCTGCTGGCCCTGGTCTCGGCCGGGCTGGAGCGGCGGCAGTCGGGCGCCGCGGCGCTGCGGGAGACGGCGGTCCCGGCTGCGGAGGTTCCCGTGTCGGTGGGGGTGCGCTGA